In Desulfosediminicola ganghwensis, a single window of DNA contains:
- a CDS encoding YeeE/YedE thiosulfate transporter family protein has protein sequence MSAESVLASKVKELYKTLCQTEWNPTVTGVVVGFLSVMIMAWWRPWGAVGALRSWGDWMMYGVASVFGSDSGLLALYEEVPRSIFINSGSVIGLGFIAGAFISACLGKDFALRIPPYREMVKAVIAGILMGVGASLAGGCNVGGFYNAIGNLSANGFSMMLGLVFGVILGLKLLYLEMEHITWGSTGSKTFSIPGPASPVLAVVAIVAIIAGAYAYAGNEDSDYVASLSGILVISAALGYAMQRGRWCMVQGFREPHMTGDCTMAKSVMLSIVIVAIGAAVLKYGVPMRAEGEAVLNPAHYVRGTFGWGSVVGGFVFGLGAMFAGGCGSGTLWRVGEGQVKLMMVVPFFALSTSMMTAWIKDNDFESDGVLGSYVYLPDVFGYGGTLTLIVGAMMIWYVVVTWNEDTNKLIVPM, from the coding sequence ATGAGTGCAGAATCCGTATTAGCATCTAAGGTGAAGGAATTGTATAAAACGCTTTGCCAGACAGAGTGGAACCCAACCGTAACAGGCGTGGTGGTTGGCTTTCTTTCTGTTATGATTATGGCGTGGTGGAGACCGTGGGGAGCTGTGGGTGCGCTAAGGAGTTGGGGGGACTGGATGATGTATGGAGTCGCTTCAGTCTTTGGCTCTGATTCTGGGTTGCTGGCCCTGTACGAGGAGGTACCGAGATCTATTTTTATTAACTCAGGTTCGGTAATAGGGTTGGGATTTATTGCTGGTGCATTTATTTCCGCCTGTCTGGGAAAAGATTTTGCACTGAGAATTCCCCCTTACCGGGAGATGGTTAAAGCCGTAATCGCCGGTATTTTGATGGGTGTTGGGGCATCGCTGGCAGGTGGTTGTAATGTTGGTGGTTTCTATAATGCCATAGGCAATCTTTCTGCCAATGGATTCTCCATGATGCTCGGACTGGTGTTTGGGGTAATTCTGGGCCTTAAGCTGCTTTATCTTGAAATGGAACATATCACCTGGGGTTCAACAGGTTCAAAAACATTCTCCATCCCTGGTCCAGCAAGCCCTGTTCTGGCAGTGGTAGCTATTGTCGCGATTATTGCGGGAGCGTATGCGTACGCAGGGAATGAAGACAGTGATTATGTGGCATCACTGAGTGGTATTCTTGTGATATCTGCAGCTTTGGGGTATGCGATGCAGCGTGGTCGCTGGTGTATGGTACAGGGGTTCCGTGAACCACATATGACCGGTGACTGCACCATGGCCAAGTCCGTAATGCTCTCCATCGTTATTGTGGCAATTGGTGCTGCTGTTCTTAAGTACGGAGTACCAATGCGAGCAGAAGGTGAAGCTGTTTTAAACCCGGCTCACTATGTACGCGGTACTTTCGGTTGGGGAAGTGTTGTAGGCGGTTTTGTTTTCGGTCTTGGTGCCATGTTTGCCGGTGGTTGCGGTTCAGGCACTTTATGGAGGGTTGGCGAGGGGCAGGTAAAACTGATGATGGTGGTGCCGTTCTTTGCTCTGTCGACTTCCATGATGACAGCCTGGATCAAGGATAATGATTTTGAGAGTGATGGTGTTTTAGGCTCTTATGTCTATCTCCCGGACGTCTTTGGTTATGGTGGAACGCTGACCCTCATCGTTGGCGCAATGATGATCTGGTATGTGGTGGTTACCTGGAACGAGGATACGAATAAATTAATCGTACCTATGTGA
- the gyrB gene encoding DNA topoisomerase (ATP-hydrolyzing) subunit B — MTEETTNYGAEQIKVLDGLEAVRKRPAMYIGSTAEAGLHHLIWEVVDNSIDEALAGHCSRIRINIHEDNSVTVEDDGRGIPVDIHPTENITALELVMTTLHAGGKFDHSTYKVSGGLHGVGVSVVNALSVEATATIKRNGKVYRQTYAYGEKTSELEEIGTSEKTGSIINFKPDPDIFKETTVFNYETVKNRVRELSFLNKNVRIHLKDERSGEEDKFHASGGLISYVEYLNRKRTPVFPDPIFIVGSKDQVEVEIAFQYYDGYSERLFSFVNNINTREGGTHVAGFRSALTKCINRYASDDIIPKNLREKMGGEDVREGLTCVISVHVPDPQFEGQTKTKLGNSEVKSIVESVCNEKLTQFLEQNPNIAKKILSKVVDAARAREAAKRARDLSRKKGSTSLLMAGKLAECQEKDPAKREIFIVEGDSAGGSAKQGRDRSIQAILPLRGKIMNVEKARFDKILNSEEIKQLIGALGCGIGKDEFDLEKLRYHKIIIMTDADVDGAHIRTLLLTFFYRQMLPLVQGGFIYIGKPPLYRLGRGKKEQYFLEESELNSHLFSQASQKMTIVIPGENEVEIDGENMVKLMEKLSVYQRIVAYMNRMNIWEDMLYFLLDNNIRTADQFADEEFVSGLIARLPSEELVIGNVRSCRWRPDCYEADVAMRDKVQIMMTLGPQIPLISEYRTALSIFNDIKAYLKGGFIIRTGAKTDQASERLVEGWGELVQAVRDESFKGSHLQRYKGLGEMNPDQLWETTMNPENRTLLQVTIKDAEQADDIFTTLMGDKVEPRREFIQNHALEVTDLDI, encoded by the coding sequence GTGACAGAAGAAACAACCAATTATGGCGCCGAACAGATTAAAGTTCTGGACGGACTGGAAGCTGTTCGTAAGCGACCTGCGATGTACATAGGCTCAACTGCTGAAGCTGGATTGCATCATTTGATCTGGGAGGTCGTTGACAACAGTATAGATGAAGCCCTTGCCGGACACTGCAGCAGAATTCGTATAAATATCCACGAAGATAATTCTGTAACTGTCGAGGACGATGGACGCGGTATTCCTGTCGATATTCATCCTACAGAAAATATAACAGCTCTTGAGCTGGTTATGACCACCCTCCACGCCGGTGGTAAATTTGATCATTCCACCTACAAGGTCTCTGGTGGTTTGCACGGTGTTGGTGTTTCTGTTGTTAATGCTCTGTCAGTTGAGGCAACAGCTACTATCAAGAGAAACGGCAAGGTTTATCGTCAGACCTACGCGTATGGAGAGAAAACTTCTGAACTTGAAGAGATAGGTACCAGCGAAAAAACCGGTTCTATCATCAATTTCAAGCCTGATCCTGACATCTTCAAGGAGACAACGGTCTTCAACTATGAGACTGTTAAGAATCGCGTCAGGGAGTTGTCCTTTCTAAACAAGAATGTCAGGATTCACCTCAAGGATGAGCGAAGCGGTGAGGAAGACAAGTTTCATGCCTCAGGGGGACTGATCTCTTATGTTGAATACTTAAACAGAAAGAGAACACCTGTTTTTCCCGACCCTATATTCATAGTTGGTAGCAAAGATCAGGTAGAGGTGGAAATAGCCTTTCAATATTATGATGGTTATTCTGAAAGACTCTTTAGTTTCGTCAACAATATTAACACCAGGGAAGGCGGAACCCATGTTGCTGGATTTCGTTCTGCCCTGACGAAATGTATTAACAGGTATGCGAGCGATGATATCATCCCCAAAAACCTCCGGGAAAAGATGGGCGGCGAAGATGTCCGTGAGGGTCTTACCTGTGTAATATCTGTGCATGTACCTGATCCGCAGTTTGAAGGGCAGACCAAGACCAAGCTCGGTAACTCTGAAGTAAAATCCATTGTAGAGTCTGTCTGCAATGAGAAGCTCACCCAGTTTCTTGAGCAGAATCCCAATATTGCTAAGAAGATTCTGTCGAAGGTTGTCGATGCCGCCAGAGCCAGAGAAGCCGCAAAACGTGCCCGTGATCTTTCCAGAAAGAAAGGTTCAACAAGCTTACTCATGGCAGGTAAGCTTGCAGAATGTCAAGAAAAAGATCCAGCAAAACGCGAAATATTCATAGTCGAGGGTGACTCGGCAGGCGGTTCCGCCAAGCAGGGAAGAGATCGTTCAATACAGGCGATCCTGCCACTGCGTGGTAAGATCATGAATGTTGAGAAGGCCCGTTTTGACAAGATTCTCAATTCCGAAGAGATAAAGCAGCTGATCGGCGCCCTGGGTTGCGGCATTGGTAAGGATGAATTCGATCTCGAAAAGCTTCGCTATCACAAGATCATCATCATGACCGATGCCGACGTGGATGGTGCCCATATCCGTACCCTGCTGCTGACCTTCTTTTACAGACAGATGCTTCCTCTGGTACAGGGAGGGTTCATTTATATTGGAAAACCACCTCTGTACAGGCTCGGAAGAGGGAAGAAAGAGCAGTATTTCCTTGAGGAAAGTGAGCTCAACAGCCATCTTTTCAGCCAGGCCAGTCAAAAGATGACCATTGTCATTCCCGGTGAAAACGAGGTGGAGATCGACGGCGAAAATATGGTTAAGCTGATGGAAAAACTCTCAGTTTACCAGAGAATTGTCGCTTATATGAACCGCATGAATATCTGGGAGGACATGCTCTACTTTCTCCTCGACAATAATATTCGTACTGCCGATCAGTTTGCCGATGAGGAGTTTGTCAGCGGCCTCATCGCTCGTTTACCCTCAGAAGAACTGGTGATCGGGAATGTTCGTTCCTGCCGGTGGCGACCGGACTGTTACGAGGCCGATGTGGCCATGCGTGACAAAGTGCAGATAATGATGACCCTTGGTCCCCAGATCCCGTTGATAAGCGAGTACAGAACGGCTCTTTCAATTTTCAATGATATAAAGGCGTATCTGAAAGGTGGATTTATTATTCGAACGGGCGCTAAAACCGACCAGGCATCAGAACGTCTGGTGGAAGGTTGGGGTGAATTGGTCCAGGCGGTCCGTGACGAATCCTTCAAGGGAAGCCATCTGCAGAGATATAAGGGTCTTGGTGAGATGAACCCGGATCAGCTCTGGGAAACCACTATGAACCCTGAGAATAGAACCTTACTTCAGGTGACGATCAAGGATGCCGAGCAGGCTGATGATATCTTCACCACCTTAATGGGCGACAAAGTAGAACCTCGAAGAGAGTTTATTCAGAATCACGCCCTCGAGGTAACTGATCTCGATATTTAA
- a CDS encoding serine hydrolase domain-containing protein, whose protein sequence is MNRRDEIQSLLDSGVENGVSCGLSLSVVVESERVQFEKKYFSGYCHKYQRDKAVDEKTVFDLASLTKPLVTTLLVANLVENKILTMNTAVSTLFQDIDMSRETADIELWQLLSHCSGLPAHRPYYVKLLGVPKQLRADWLLKTLLKEPLQYRSGTKHIYSDLGYLLLGQIVERCSGKSLDAYFKEKIAEPLGLSEQLFFIPDDQDKADRSYAYTEICPWSHSWLCGKVDDDNCRALGGVAGHAGLFGTVEGVTRLCSTLGAVWGGRDCSKMISGRMLKKLMTRVEGSTWCYGFDSPSAEASSAGKYFSPRSVGHLGFTGTSFWMDLERGISVVLLTNRVHPSRMNDKIRAFRPAIHNLVMNKVLDSIR, encoded by the coding sequence ATGAATAGACGAGATGAAATCCAGTCACTGTTGGATAGCGGTGTTGAAAACGGGGTGAGCTGCGGCTTGTCGCTGTCAGTGGTTGTAGAAAGCGAAAGAGTACAATTTGAAAAGAAATATTTTTCTGGATATTGTCATAAATATCAACGTGATAAAGCTGTTGATGAGAAGACAGTTTTTGATTTAGCATCATTGACCAAGCCTCTCGTTACAACTCTGCTGGTTGCAAACCTTGTTGAAAATAAAATTTTAACAATGAATACAGCTGTATCAACGCTTTTTCAGGATATTGACATGAGCCGGGAAACGGCAGATATAGAGCTATGGCAACTACTTTCCCATTGCTCAGGTTTACCGGCGCACCGCCCGTATTACGTTAAGCTGTTGGGGGTACCGAAACAGCTGAGAGCCGATTGGCTGCTGAAAACTTTGCTTAAAGAGCCTCTCCAGTATAGAAGCGGCACCAAACACATTTATAGTGATCTTGGCTACCTGCTGCTTGGTCAGATAGTGGAGCGCTGTTCAGGAAAATCACTCGATGCGTACTTCAAGGAGAAAATAGCTGAGCCCCTGGGGCTGTCTGAACAGTTGTTTTTTATACCTGACGATCAGGATAAAGCTGATCGGTCGTATGCATACACAGAAATTTGTCCCTGGTCCCATTCCTGGCTTTGTGGAAAAGTAGATGATGACAATTGTCGAGCCCTGGGGGGAGTTGCCGGTCACGCAGGGCTCTTCGGGACTGTGGAAGGAGTAACGAGACTCTGTTCAACACTCGGTGCTGTCTGGGGTGGCAGGGACTGTTCAAAAATGATTTCAGGACGCATGCTGAAAAAGCTTATGACGAGAGTTGAGGGCTCAACATGGTGTTATGGATTTGATTCACCTTCGGCTGAAGCTTCAAGCGCAGGCAAATATTTTTCACCAAGGAGCGTCGGCCATCTCGGCTTCACAGGAACATCGTTCTGGATGGATCTCGAAAGAGGGATATCCGTGGTGCTTTTGACCAACAGGGTTCATCCAAGCAGGATGAACGACAAAATACGGGCATTCAGACCTGCTATTCACAATCTGGTGATGAACAAGGTTCTGGATAGTATACGATAG
- a CDS encoding sulfurtransferase TusA family protein gives MSDFKKVDDGVTPNAKLDAKGLSCPMPLLRTKKEIGKLASGEILQIDGTDPGSRNDLPGWCERAGHEYLGEKEETGYISFFIKKG, from the coding sequence ATGAGTGATTTCAAAAAAGTTGATGATGGTGTTACCCCTAATGCCAAACTGGATGCCAAGGGATTAAGCTGCCCTATGCCCCTTCTTCGTACTAAAAAAGAGATAGGTAAACTCGCCAGCGGCGAAATTCTTCAGATAGATGGTACCGATCCAGGCTCCAGAAATGATCTGCCCGGTTGGTGTGAACGCGCAGGACATGAGTACCTGGGTGAGAAGGAAGAAACCGGCTATATCTCCTTCTTTATCAAGAAAGGTTGA
- the gatC gene encoding Asp-tRNA(Asn)/Glu-tRNA(Gln) amidotransferase subunit GatC has product MKITREEVLHVAHLARLNLDEDELVKMTAQLDTILSYVDKLSELDTENIAPTTHAHQSVNAFREDKVHKSLPREDAIANAPEDNGEMFKVPRVI; this is encoded by the coding sequence ATGAAAATTACACGAGAAGAAGTATTGCACGTGGCTCATTTGGCACGCCTCAATCTTGATGAGGATGAGCTTGTGAAGATGACAGCTCAGCTTGATACAATCCTCAGTTATGTGGATAAGCTTTCTGAACTCGATACGGAAAACATAGCTCCCACCACCCATGCTCATCAATCAGTGAACGCCTTCCGCGAGGATAAGGTGCATAAATCATTACCCAGAGAAGATGCCATTGCAAATGCTCCGGAAGATAATGGTGAAATGTTCAAGGTTCCCAGGGTTATCTAA
- a CDS encoding peroxiredoxin, with amino-acid sequence MAKSLGIFVTTEDSMDHVMGITRAAKSKGSSVKIFFTWKATHLSKHPDFKELCEIADDVSICVDSYAKQGYDINDIPAGLDAKKMATQAQHGIIIEDYDCYLSL; translated from the coding sequence ATGGCAAAAAGCTTAGGTATATTTGTCACTACAGAAGACTCAATGGATCATGTCATGGGTATAACCAGGGCAGCAAAAAGCAAAGGATCCTCTGTAAAGATCTTCTTTACCTGGAAAGCGACACACCTCTCCAAACACCCTGATTTCAAAGAGCTGTGTGAAATAGCAGACGATGTATCCATCTGCGTCGACAGTTACGCGAAGCAAGGATATGATATTAATGACATTCCAGCCGGACTTGATGCCAAGAAAATGGCTACTCAGGCTCAACACGGAATTATCATCGAAGATTACGACTGTTATCTCAGTCTGTAG
- the dnaN gene encoding DNA polymerase III subunit beta has protein sequence MPLHCTITKNNFLEGLNSLQNITNKKGTLAILSNVLIKAKSNGLELTGTDLEVGLRLFVPADVQNEGSITLPCKKIFEIVRESGSDTITIEETENSWVVITAGHSTYNLAGMASDEYPDFPEYQDDSFVSFESYVFLELIDKVIYSIASEQENIYSLTSVLFEKEQRDGVSYLKMISSDGHRLSIMEKDVASDIEQLQLNEVTLIPKKGIQEWKKFCEDRDTIEISFEEKQLVVREGQAVMVIRLKQGDFPQYQAIVDAVQLENCARINRIPFLESLKRINLFTEDMFHTIQLQIDNEKMVLTSQNADIGNAKDIQEIEYPGEALTLGFNCRYFIEALQAMECETLEAYINSNNSPCLIRSEEDTGFTSIIMPMQL, from the coding sequence ATGCCGCTTCATTGCACTATCACCAAGAACAATTTCCTTGAAGGCTTGAACAGCCTGCAAAACATCACCAACAAAAAAGGTACCCTGGCCATACTTTCAAATGTGCTCATAAAGGCTAAGAGCAATGGTCTTGAATTGACAGGTACTGACCTTGAAGTTGGTCTCAGGCTTTTTGTACCTGCCGATGTCCAGAATGAGGGTTCTATTACTTTACCCTGTAAAAAAATATTCGAGATTGTACGGGAATCAGGTTCAGACACCATCACTATCGAGGAAACTGAAAATAGCTGGGTAGTTATTACAGCCGGACACAGCACCTATAACCTCGCTGGCATGGCCAGTGACGAGTATCCCGATTTTCCTGAATATCAGGATGACAGTTTTGTATCGTTTGAATCCTACGTCTTTCTTGAACTGATTGATAAAGTCATATACTCCATTGCCAGCGAGCAGGAGAATATCTACTCTCTTACTTCAGTTCTCTTTGAAAAAGAGCAACGTGACGGTGTTTCCTACCTCAAGATGATTTCTTCAGACGGACATCGCCTTTCCATTATGGAAAAAGATGTTGCCTCTGATATTGAACAGTTACAGCTCAATGAAGTCACTCTTATTCCCAAAAAAGGAATCCAGGAGTGGAAAAAATTCTGTGAAGATCGTGATACGATCGAGATCTCTTTTGAAGAGAAGCAGCTGGTGGTGAGAGAAGGCCAGGCTGTTATGGTAATCCGGTTAAAGCAGGGTGATTTTCCACAGTACCAGGCAATTGTTGACGCTGTTCAGCTCGAAAATTGCGCTCGAATCAATCGAATTCCGTTCCTTGAGTCTCTGAAGAGAATCAATCTGTTTACCGAAGATATGTTTCACACCATTCAGTTGCAGATTGACAACGAGAAGATGGTCTTGACTTCGCAAAATGCAGATATTGGTAATGCCAAGGATATCCAGGAGATAGAGTACCCTGGTGAAGCCTTGACCCTTGGTTTTAATTGCAGGTATTTTATCGAGGCTTTGCAGGCTATGGAGTGTGAGACGCTTGAGGCCTACATCAACTCAAACAATAGCCCTTGTCTGATCAGGTCAGAGGAAGATACTGGTTTTACAAGTATAATCATGCCAATGCAGTTGTAG
- a CDS encoding HD domain-containing phosphohydrolase yields the protein MKSKQSKILIADDDPLVLSTISRVLEMFGHKVHTAQDGQTIIDIVDDSFDVIILDINMPDMDGFQTMSTLNMLKLDIPVLFLTGAGSMDYAMKAINLGAYDFLTKPIEDLDIFDIKIRRAIEKRTFILKERRYKSALESDNRKKASELEETNRLLQQYSSNLEKSTVQFMSSLQTLMEEKDQYTAGHTMRVTEYALLLGKSMDLSTDELMILRRAAQLHDIGKLVVDLSCIQKAGTLTDDEWHTIKKHPTIGANILQPLPFLDREQFIIRHHHERMDGKGYPDGLSGEDLDLLTRILIVVDSYDAMTSKRNYRQNLNMDEALEELYKCSGTHFDYDTVEYFSRSVVDFIPYNGVFSQRETGEVYGRIK from the coding sequence TTGAAGAGCAAGCAGTCGAAAATTCTTATAGCGGATGATGACCCGTTGGTGCTTTCCACCATATCCAGAGTACTGGAGATGTTTGGACACAAAGTGCACACCGCCCAGGACGGCCAGACAATCATTGATATTGTAGATGACAGCTTTGATGTCATCATTCTCGATATTAACATGCCGGACATGGACGGCTTTCAAACCATGTCCACCCTGAATATGCTCAAGCTCGATATTCCGGTGCTCTTTCTGACCGGCGCAGGTTCCATGGATTATGCGATGAAAGCAATCAATCTCGGAGCATACGATTTTCTGACCAAGCCCATAGAAGATTTAGACATCTTCGACATTAAAATACGAAGGGCCATAGAAAAAAGAACATTTATATTGAAAGAGCGTCGCTATAAGTCAGCGCTTGAAAGCGATAATCGCAAAAAAGCTTCCGAACTTGAAGAAACCAACAGATTACTGCAGCAGTACAGTAGCAATCTGGAGAAGTCGACTGTTCAGTTTATGTCAAGCCTCCAGACATTAATGGAGGAAAAAGACCAGTATACCGCCGGTCACACCATGCGTGTTACTGAGTATGCGCTTCTATTGGGAAAAAGCATGGATCTCAGCACTGATGAGCTGATGATTCTCCGCCGCGCCGCACAACTGCACGATATAGGTAAACTTGTAGTAGACCTCAGCTGTATTCAGAAAGCAGGTACCCTCACTGATGATGAGTGGCATACTATAAAAAAACACCCCACAATTGGTGCGAACATTCTGCAACCGCTTCCTTTTCTGGATCGGGAGCAGTTTATAATCCGACATCATCATGAACGAATGGATGGTAAAGGATATCCCGACGGCTTAAGTGGTGAGGATCTCGACCTTCTGACCAGGATACTTATAGTTGTCGATAGTTATGATGCCATGACCTCGAAAAGAAACTATAGACAAAATCTCAATATGGACGAGGCACTGGAAGAGTTGTATAAATGCAGTGGTACACATTTTGATTATGACACCGTGGAGTATTTTTCCAGAAGTGTTGTTGATTTTATCCCCTACAACGGTGTTTTTTCTCAGCGGGAAACAGGGGAAGTCTATGGGCGAATCAAATAG